From Megalobrama amblycephala isolate DHTTF-2021 linkage group LG8, ASM1881202v1, whole genome shotgun sequence, the proteins below share one genomic window:
- the ppig gene encoding LOW QUALITY PROTEIN: peptidyl-prolyl cis-trans isomerase G (The sequence of the model RefSeq protein was modified relative to this genomic sequence to represent the inferred CDS: inserted 1 base in 1 codon), with protein MAAPVLTLKISVMGVKAQRPRCFFDIGISNVPAGRVVIELFSEACPKTCENFRCLCTGEKGIGKTTQKPLHYKGSLFHRIVKDFMIQGGDFSEGNGRGGESIYGGFFEDESFSMKHTKEFLLSMANRGKDTNGSQFFITTKPTPHLDGIHVVFGQVISGQEVIRMIESQKTDTNSRPYAEVKVLNCGELVPKSKAKKEKKKHQSSSESDDDSSSGSSTGSEESEKXKKRRKKHKKEHKKKKEQKHKKKEKKGSDEEEADPQPLSTIRPEEVPPIPENRFLMRRSPQKSKEEEQGKEQQKEDSARERQRERDRDRERERERDRPMANSRPNRTRLVMTRSGRRIKGRGPRRYRTPSRSRSRSWDRFRRSETPPHWRQEMQRTQKAKTNTAATQDRWIKGDKGDMSEEKAEATEPASENKATGQEEAKKNSEREKKDTKRDKSRSPSRGRDRKRDKHRSKSRDRDTRKKTDADAEKKKARSRSKSKSKEKKREKEKRDKADDKRGRSSSRDRKEKDKDAKEREKEGEQKDRSKERTKQHLDGNEKEKSKEVEKKKNGEQRRDRSRSREKGRDASRRSRSRGRGQRGQSRDRGRDRRHSSSRDRRSSRRSRSRERDRGRDRGRDAEDRNKRKSTETRGRDRSSKERSSQKERSRERDDRQSGRKRKEKSDSGSSDSESDGDKRKKRKRSESPKSKERAKDKSKSPRKDAKKKDASSSDSD; from the exons ATGGCTGCGCCCGTTCTTACGTTAAAAATAAG CGTGATGGGGGTGAAGGCGCAGCGTCCTCGCTGCTTCTTTGACATTGGCATCAGTAATGTGCCAG CGGGGCGAGTCGTCATCGAgcttttctctgaggcatgtcCCAAGACGTGTGAAAACTTCCGCTGCCTGTGCACAg GTGAGAAAGGAATTGGCAAGACTACCCAGAAACCTTTGCACTACAAAGGAAGTCTGTTCCATAGGATAGTGAAGGACTTTATGATACAAGGAGGAGACTTCAGTGAAG GGAATGGCAGAGGTGGAGAATCTATATATGGAGGATTCTTTGAAG ATGAAAGCTTCTCAATGAAACATACCAAGGAGTTCCTGCTGTCAATGGCAAACAGAGGGAAAGACACCAATGGCTCACAGTTCTTTAT AACTACAAAACCAACTCCTCACTTGGACGG CATTCATGTGGTGTTTGGTCAGGTGATCTCCGGCCAGGAGGTGATCCGGATGATCGAGAGTCAGAAGACAGATACCAACAGCCGACCCTATGCCGAGGTCAAAGTGCTCAACTGTGGGGAACTTGTTCCAAAATCTAAAG caaagaaagaaaagaagaagCATCAGTCATCCAGTGAGAGTGACGACGACTCTTCTTCAGGCAGCTCCACGGGTTCGGAGGAATCAGAGA ATAAGAAGCGACGGAAGAAACACAAAAAGGAACACAAGAAAAAGAAGGAACAGAAACACAAGAAGAAAGAGAAGAAGGG GTCTGATGAGGAAGAGGCTGATCCCCAACCTTTGTCGACCATCCGCCCAGAGGAAGTCCCGCCCATTCCAGAAAACCGCTTCCTAATGAGGCGAAGCCCTCAGAAGTCCAAAGAGGAGGAGCAGGGGAAAGAACAGCAGAAGGAGGACTCTgcgagagagagacagagagaaagagacagggacagggagagagagagggaaagggACAG ACCCATGGCGAATTCACGGCCAAATCGCACAAGACTCGTGATGACCAGGTCAGGGCGCAGAATTAAAGGAAGAGGACCGAGG CGCTATCGGACACCATCTCGATCTCGCTCACGATCGTGGGATCGGTTTCGGCGTAGTGAGACTCCTCCACACTGGAGGCAGGAAATGCAAAGAACACAGAAAGCTAAAACCAACACAGCTGCCACCCAGGACCGATGGATCAAAGGGGACAA AGGAGACATGTCAGAGGAAAAGGCAGAAGCCACTGAGCCAGCCAGTGAAAACAAAGCTACAGGACAAGAAGAAGCAAAAAAGAACTCTGAACGAGAAAAGAAAGATACAAAGCGGGACAAATCACGCAGTCCATCCAGAGGAAGGGATAGGAAGAGGGACAAACATCGCTCCAAAAGCAGAGATCGGGACACTCGTAAAAAGACAGATGCTGATGCCGAAAAGAAGAAAGCTCGTAGCCGGAGCAAGAGCAAGAGcaaagaaaagaagagagagaAGGAAAAGCGTGATAAAGCAGACGACAAACGGGGACGCTCAAGCAGCAGGGACaggaaagagaaagacaaagaTGCCAAAGAGCGAGAGAAGGAAGGTGAACAAAAAGACAGAAGCAAAGAAAGGACCAAACAACATCTGGATGGAAATGAAAAGGAGAAATCGAAGGAGgtggaaaagaagaaaaatggaGAGCAGCGACGTGACCGATCAAGAAGCAGAGAAAAGGGTCGTGATGCATCGCGGAGGTCCCGGTCGAGGGGCCGCGGCCAGCGTGGCCAATCGCGTGACAGAGGCCGCGACAGGCGTCACAGCAGCAGCCGGGACAGAAGATCATCTCGCCGGTCGAGGAGCAGAGAACGAGACAGAGGTCGGGATCGGGGGAGAGATGCAGAAGACAGAAACAAGAGGAAGAGCACAGAAACCAGAGGACGAGACAGGAGCTCCAAAGAACGCTCTTCCCAGAAAGAGCGAAGCCGAGAGCGAGATGATCGACAGAGCGGTAGGAAGAGGAAAGAAAAGAGCGACAGTGGAAGCAGCGATTCTGAGAGTGATGGCGATAAacggaagaaaagaaaaaggagCGAGAGCCCAAAATCAAAAGAGAGGGCAAAGGACAAATCTAAAAGTCCAAGAAAAGATGCAAAGAAAAAGGACGCCTCTTCCAGTGACAGTGATTGA
- the phospho2 gene encoding pyridoxal phosphate phosphatase PHOSPHO2, which translates to MKTLVVFDFDHTIVDDNSDTWVIRSTPDQTLPAWLEKSYERGRWTEYMGRVLTYIGDQSVSPDHMRAVMESIPFTEGMIELLTFISENKNDIDCIIISDSNTVFIDWVLHASGLKSAIDDVFTNPANIDARGYMSVRCFHAHDCTQCPINLCKRRVLHDFRENQAKADVHYERICYIGDGGNDFCPIKELREGDIAMPRKGFTLEKLLCKAISEGPEAFRAKIIPWTSGNEILQELRALIE; encoded by the coding sequence ATGAAGACCTTAGTAGTGTTCGACTTTGACCACACTATAGTGGATGACAACAGCGACACATGGGTGATCCGCTCCACTCCCGACCAGACGTTACCGGCCTGGCTGGAGAAGTCCTACGAAAGAGGCCGCTGGACCGAGTATATGGGTCGAGTCTTGACCTACATCGGAGACCAGTCCGTCAGCCCGGACCACATGCGCGCGGTCATGGAGAGCATCCCGTTCACCGAAGGCATGATCGAGCTCCTGACCTTCATATCTGAGAATAAGAACGACATTGACTGTATTATAATCTCCGATTCTAATACTGTCTTCATAGACTGGGTTTTGCATGCATCGGGGTTGAAGTCCGCTATAGATGACGTTTTTACTAACCCTGCAAACATAGATGCACGCGGCTATATGAGTGTGCGCTGCTTTCACGCGCACGACTGTACGCAGTGTCCTATAAACCTGTGCAAGAGGAGGGTGCTGCATGATTTCAGAGAGAATCAAGCTAAAGCTGATGTGCATTATGAGAGGATTTGCTATATAGGAGATGGAGGAAATGACTTTTGCCCCATTAAAGAATTGAGAGAAGGGGATATTGCAATGCCTAGGAAAGGATTCACACTAGAGAAACTGTTGTGCAAAGCCATTTCAGAGGGTCCAGAAGCATTCAGAGCGAAAATCATACCCTGGACTAGTGGCAATGAAATCCTCCAGGAATTGCGAGCTCTAATTGAGTGA
- the ssb gene encoding lupus La protein gives MADNQEMSPLEKKVAEQIEYYFGDHNLPRDKFLKEQMQLDDGWVTLETMLKFNRLKSLVSDEAVIVEALQKSKTGLLEISEDKTKIRRNPNKPLPENNEEYRDALKHKSIYMKGFPLETTLDEVKEWLADKGTVENIYMRKGPQKTFKGSIFAVLESEDAAKAFVERADVKEYKGNEMIVMMKEAYFSKKLAERKQNRVEAKAKAKSEKEDKQKQAEEQELKSLDDQRGCLLKFSGELGQTSREDFHEVFSGHAQIKWIDFTRGAKEGTILFHSNAQEALQKVREAKGGEDPKVKDQVVQWEILEGDAEMEMLKKIIEDQQESINRRKGGRGGHRGRGRGRGGRRDRGGREQTQFRGKKTKFESDEEGDEEPASPKKRPLDSNGQDNEEPVSKQAKSENGS, from the exons ATGGCAGACAATCAGGAAATGTCTCCTCTGGAGAAGAAGGTGGCAGAACAGATTGAG TACTATTTTGGAGACCACAATCTCCCCCGAGACAAGTTTCTGAAGGAGCAGATGCAGTTAGATGATGGCTGGGTCACTCTGGAGACAATGCTGAAATTTAACAG ACTAAAGAGTCTCGTGTCAGACGAAGCCGTCATTGTTGAGGCGCTACAGAAATCTAAAACGGGTCTGCTGGAGATCAGCGAGGACAAAACCAAAATAAGGCGAAACCCGAATAAACCTCTTCCAGAGAACAATGAGGAATACAGGGATGCGCTCAAACACAAATCCATCTACATG AAAGGTTTTCCTCTTGAAACTACATTGGATGAGGTGAAAGAGTGGCTCGCTGATAAAGGCACAGTTGAGAACATCTATATGAGGAAAGGACCCCAGAAGACTTTCAAA GGATCAATCTTTGCGGTTCTAGAATCTGAAGATGCTGCCAAGGCTTTTGTCGAACGTGCTGATGTGAAGGAGTACAAGGGGAACGAGATGATCGTCATGATGAA AGAGGCATACTTTTCTAAAAAGTTGGCAGAGAGGAAGCAAAATCGCGTAGAAGCAAAAGCTAAAGCAAAAAG TGAAAAGGAGGATAAGCAGAAACAAGCTGAAGAACAAGAGCTG AAATCCCTGGATGATCAGAGAGGCTGTCTGCTGAAGTTCTCCGGTGAATTGGGTCAGACATCGAGAGAAGATTTCCACGAGGTCTTCTCTGGTCATGCTCAGATCAAATGGATTGATTTCACCAGAGGAGCAAAAGAG GGCACCATCCTGTTTCACTCAAACGCCCAAGAGGCCCTGCAAAAAGTCCGCGAGGCTAAGGGAGGGGAGGATCCTAAGGTTAAAGACCAGGTTGTTCAGTGGGAGATACTTGAGGGAGACGCAGAGATGGAGATGCTGAAGAAAATCATCGAGGATCAGCAGGAGTCCATTAACAGACGCAAAGGAGGCAGAG GAGGTCACAGGGGTCGTGGAAGAGGCAGGGGAGGCCGCAGAGACCGAGGAGGAAGAGAACAGACCCAGTTCAGGGGAAAGAAGACCAAGTTTGAAAGTGATGAAGAGGGCGATGAAG AACCTGCCAGTCCAAAGAAGAGACCTCTTGATTCTAATGGACAAGATAATGAAGAACCGGTTTCCAAACAAGCAAAAAGCGAGAATGGTTCTTAA